ACGTAGTGGATATCTCCCACCCGGATTTTGAAGATCATATCGAATCGGTCAACCAAATCCTGGCCGACATCAAAAGCGCCGACAAACCGACCATCATGGTTTTTAATAAAATCGACGCCTACCGTCCGGAAGTCATCGAAGCAGATGACCTGGTTACGGAACGCACACGAAAACACTATTCCATTGAGGAATGGAAAGGTACGTGGATGTCACGGGTCGGAAAAGACAATGCGCTGTTTATTTCCGCAACGAACAAAGAGAATTTTGAGGAGTTTCGGGAACGTGTCTACGAAGCCGTACGAAGCATCCACATTACGCGATTCCCGTATAACAACTTTCTGTATCCCGACTATAAAGATGCGGTAGAGGAATAACCGTACGTTGGTTTAGATTCCGAAATTCACGCCCAGACCAAAGACTTGCCTTACCTGAAACCCCTGAAACGCGTTGTCGTCATATATCGCCTGGAACGACAGGTTGGTTGACAGGTACTTGTTGATCTTCATCACGACATTGAGTTGGTAATCGATGTCGACATTCTGGGGGTCTTCGAGGTAATTGCTATACAGCGACAGGATGTTCTCAAACGACACATTGGCCATGATAACTGCTTTGTAGTAACCGGACGCGTGGAAACCGAGTTCGTACCGCATCGACTTGCCCTCGTCCACCCCAAAGTAACTGCCGTCTACATAGCCCGGCCCAGAGGTGAAGGAATTGTCGACGAAGGTCAGTTTTGATGTGGCCGGTGCCAGGTTGAATTTGAGTCCGTCGTTTTTCTTCCACAACATACCCGGACCAAACTGCAGGTAGCCCGGCGACAGGAAGCTTGTTTTCTCCGTCCGGATTTCTGTTCCGTTGGCGTCGGTACCATACTCATATCCTTTCGTAAACTGCGTCCGGAAGTTGAGGAAGGCCGAATAGAACCAATAGCCGGTGGCCTTTTTCCCTAAGAGGGAATTAAACTCGAGCCGGTCGTCGGTTTTTTTCTCAAACGGTGAATTGTTGGTCTTGACGAGTCCGTACGACGCAATCAGCTTGTTATCCCAACTGACATCGCCCTTTTTATAATTGAAGTCGTAATTGACATTTGCCGTACCCGACACGTTGTTCTCGCCACCGGCTGCCCAGTTACTGAAGGTTGACTGGTTGATAAGGATGGACACATTACCTTTGGCGGTCCAGGTTTTGGTAGAATCGGCGGGGGTTTCTTGTGCGTAACTGCTGGCAACCATCGCCGTAAGCAGAAAAGTCAGGACTTTTTTCATCGTTTTTGTTTTTGTAAACCGTTTACTTAGGTCGTTTGTAAAGCGGAACCGCCGAGCAGGCTTCACCGAACATAATCGAACGTGCGACCGGCTGCAGGAACCGCATAGCCTCTACATAAGCCGCTTCGGGTACGGGTTTATGCGCACATCCTTTCAAAATCAACGGTTTATCGGTATAAGGCGTATAATCGAGCGTAGGCAACAGTTCGCGGTACAGCGCGGTATCGAGATCTTCGAGGGTGCCGACGACCACTTTTCTTGCATACGGCATCACGTGCACGGCCACCAATGTCGCGGCCCAGGCCGGGATGATGGCATCGGTGCTGCATCCTATTGCCACATAATGGCCTTCGTATTGCGTCCAGTCGTGTTCTTTCAGCGCCTCACGGAACGGCTTTTCCCGCAGCAGGAAACCTTCAAACAGCCACTGCGCGATGTCGATCTGCGTCCGGACACCTTCCGGATAGTAATCCTCAAGGTCAAAAACCTCAAGTACACTCGCCGCGACTTTATTGACAATCTCTTCCATCATCAAAGCATTCCCAGTTCGAGTTTGGCTTCTTCGCTCATCAGGTCTTTGCTCCAGGGCGGATCAAAGGTAATTTCCACCTCACAGCCGTTGACCGCATCGATCGACTTGATTTTCTGCTCGACCTCCTGCGGAAGCGTTTCGGCCACCGGACAGTTGGGCGATGTCAGTGTCATCAGGATTTTGACATCATTATCTTCGTTGATCATGACGTCGTATACGAGTCCGAGTTCGTAAATATCAACCGGAATCTCTGGATCGTAAATAGTCTTGAGCGTCTTGACGACGTTCTCCCCGAGATTGATGGTATCGTTGAATTCTTCCATTATACTTGTTTGGTTTCGTACGCCAGCGCGTATAGTTTGATTTGTTTAACCATGGATACCAGACCGTTGGCACGGGTGGGCGACAAATGTTCCTTCAGTCCGATGTCGTCGATGAAGGCAGTGTCGGCATTGACGATGTCGGACGGCGTTTGCCCTGAAAACACCCGTATCAGGATGGCAATGATCCCTTTCGTAATGATGGCATCGCTGTCGGCGGTGAACCACACACGGCCCTCGCGCGCTTCGGCATGAAGCCACACTTTTGACTGGCAGCCTTTTATGATATGGTCGTCGGTGCGATAGGTCGGGTCGATCAGCGGCAGGCTTTTCCCCAGGTCGATGATATACTGGTACCGTTCGTCCCAGTCATCGAACATTGCGAATTCTTCGCGGATTTCTTCCTGTAAGTCCTGTACGGTCATTCTTCTGTCTTTAGCGTAATAGCGATCAGCTTTTCTACCACCGGCGCGATTCCTTCCGGCGGAAATCCATGGTCAAAAGGTTTTGACTCATAAGATTGCCCGGCATACGTCACTTTCAGGTTCGCAATGGCGGCGCCGTCGTAAAAGCGTTTTTGGGTAGGATCTTTCATTTCCGGGATTTCCTTCAGGTTCACGCGTCCGAATGCGGTTACGAGTTCGTTCCAGTCGGCATCGGAAATGCGCACTTTTGTTCCTTCATCCGGATTATTGCGGTCTTTCGACACGATCGCTTCATGGTCTTTCAGCGTCACCTTCCGGAAGAATCCCCTGCTCGTAGCGGTATACTCGACCGAAGCGTTTTTCAGGCCCTGTTGCGCATTGTCCCCGCATCCTTTAGCGAGCATCAGTGAAAAAAAAGCGATTACGAGTGTCTTCATATCAGGCTAGCATTAGCGCCGCTTTCGAAACGGCTTCGACCATGAGGTCGATTTCTTCTTTTGTGTTATAAAACGAGAATGAGGCGCGCACCGTACCCGGCACACAAAGGAAATCCATTACTGGCTGCGCACAATGGTGGCCTGTGCGCACGGCAATCCCCTTCTTATCAATGATCGCGCCAATATCATACGGATGTACCCCGTCGATATTAAACGAAATCACCGAGGCCTTGCGATCAAGGGATTTAGGTCCGTATAACACCACTCCTGGAATCTGCAATAGTTTTTCCGTTGCATACGCCAACAACTCCCGTTCCTGCTGTTGGATGGCATCAAAGCCCACTTCATTCAGGTAGTCGACCGCCGTGCCCAGCGCGATACCATCCGCTATATTGGGCGTTCCGGCTTCGAACTTGTGGGGTAAATCGGCATAGGTGGTTTTGGCAAACGTCACTTCGCGTATCATCTCGCCTCCTCCCTTATAAGGCGGCAATTTCTCAAGCCATTCCTTCTTCCCATATAAAATACCGACACCCGTAGGGCCGCACATCTTATGTCCGGAAAACGCGTAAAAGTCGCAGTCGAGATCCTGCACATCCGGGCGTAGGTGCGGAACCGCCTGGGCCCCATCAAGGAACACCGCGGCACCTACTGCATGGGCCTTCCGTGTCATGTCTTTCACCGGATTGATGGTGCCCAATGCATTTGAAATATGGTTAACGGCCACCAGTTTGGGATGTCCTTCCAGCAGTCGTTCGTATTCCGATTGAATGAGCTCACCATCCGCGTCCATAGGAATTACCTTCAACACGGCGCCGGTGCGCTCACACAGCATCTGCCACGGCACGATATTGCTGTGGTGCTCCATGGCCGACACTAAAATCGTGTCACCCGGACGGAGAAATGCGGTAAAACCGTTGGCTACCAGGTTAACCCCTTCGGTCGTGCCCGAGGTAAACAACACTTCACACTCAAGGGCGGCATTGAGGTGCCACTGGATCTTCCGTCGTGATGCTTCGTAGGCATCCGTCGCCAGTTGGCTCAGCGTGTGCACACCCCGGTGGATGTTGGCATTTATCTCGCGATAATAGGTTGAAATCGCATCAATCACCACCTGTGGCTTCTGCGAAGTGGCCCCGTTGTCAAAATAGACCAAGGGTTTTCCGTTCACCTTTTGGGAGAGCAAAGGGAAATCGGCGCGGATACGGCTGACATCAAACATCATTTGCATAGAATCATTCTATGCAAAGGTAGGTATTTTGCGCGGATGCAACGCCTCAACATCCCCTAACGATTCGTTATCTTTAGGACGAAAATCCTACCTGGTATGAAAAGCACCCATCGCAATCAAACGGATACGTTGGCACGCACACCCAAAAAAAGAAGGGCATCCAAAATCATCCGCTACGGCCTGCTCTCGCTCTTACTTCTCCTGGCGGTGGCCATGCTGTGGAATTACCCCAAACTCGACCTGATTTCGGGGTTTTCAGCCAAGAGTGTTGCGTCGGCCCACTTCCTTGACGGGCGATCGGTCGACAGCATCAGCCAAAGCGACAATGATATCGCCCTGGTGCGTTTGGCACGCAATGCGGTAGACGATGCCGGAAAGGCCGCTACATCGACTGTATTCGGACTCAAAGAGCGGAAAGCGGTGTTCCGGCCGGGGCTCGGTGCGGTATTAATCGACGATGACTTCGATGTCAATGCGCCTTATGACATGCCGCATCGCGCCCAACCCGACCTTACGACGCCCTTCCCTTACGGCAACGCGGAACCGAACGATACCGTTTTCCAAAACGTCGACTATCCCAAACTGGAAGCAGCGGTGGCGCGGGCCTTCGACAAATCGGGCCCAAAACTGAAACGGACGCGGGCAGTGTTGGTGGTCTATAAAGATCACATCCTGGCCGAACACTACGCGCCGGGCTTCACCAAGAAAAGCCGGATCTTGGGGTGGTCCATGACCAAAAGCATCACCGCCACCTATTTCGGTATCCTACAGAAACAGCGCAAAATCGACGTATTCGCACCGGCCCCGGTAGCCCAATGGCAAAAAGATGACCGCCGGAACATTACGGTCAACGACCTGTTGCATATGAATTCAGGACTGGCGTGGGAAGAAGATTATACAAAGATATCCGACGTCACCAAGATGCTCTTCCAGGCGCGCGACATGACGGCGGTACAGGCAGAAAAGGAAGCCGTGGCCGCGCCCGACACCAAATGGAACTATTCTTCCGGCACCAGCAACCTGTTGTCGGGCATCCTGCGGAAGCAATTTTCGTCCCAACAACAATACCTTGACTTTTGGTACGCCGCCCTCATCGACCGTATCGGGATGAACTCCATGCTCGTAGAAACCGACATGAGCGGCCATTTTGTAGGTTCGTCTTATGCCTGGGCCACCACACGCGACTGGGCGAAGTTCGGTCTTTTGTACCTCCACAAAGGGAAATGGCAGCGCGACCAGGTGTTCGATCCGTCATGGGTTGATTATGTTACGACGCCCACAACCGGTTCCGACGGCCGTTATGGTGCGCACTTCTGGCTCAACACCGGCGGGTATTATAAAGATGCGCCGCGCGACATGTATTCCGCCAATGGCTTCCAGGGACAACGGGTGTTCATCATTCCGTCGAAGGGATTGGTGATTGTGCGGCTCGGACTTACGGAAGACCCGGCTTTTGATTTCAACGGATTTGTGCGTGACATCGTCGCTTCGGTAAAATGAAAAGCGGCTGGGCCTTATTGCTGGTGACGACGGGGCTTTTCGCACAGCGGATACCCGTTCCGGAAGGATTGACACCCCTCGACTCAATCCGAGGCGATCTCGATAAAGACGGGCGGGACGAGCGGGTAATCGTGTATGAAACCGTACTTCCCGATTCGGTTTACGCCAGCGCCGACAGGAAACTCTGTGTGTACAAAAGCGAAGGCGGACGTTGGATGCTCTGGCAGGAATCCGACCAGGCTTTGATGGGAAGTCGGGATGGTGGGATGATGGGCGACCCATATGAGGGAATTGACATCAAAGCCAACACACTCCGCGTTACCCAATCGGGCGGCTCCAGTTGGAAATGGAGTGAAACGGACATCTATCGTTGGGATGGAACGGCCCTCCGCCTGATCGGACACACCAGTTACTTTGGACGGCCCTGCGACTACTTCTCCACATTTGATTATAACCTGTCGACGGGGAAAATCCATTACCGGCTTGACCCCGACCCGGATGGCTGCGAAGACGGCGCTTTCGAACCGCTGGAAGTCTACCACAAACAAAAAGAGACCTTCTATTTCAAAAGTCCCATCATCACCTTACAGGACCGCAGCGCACACGACGTGACCATTGTAACGCCGAAGTACAAAGTAGAGCTGCATCTCTGACGACCCGTTACGGGAAACCCGCAAAAAAAGTTAATTTTTGGCCTTACGGAGGCGACCCAATCGCGATGGAAATCCATCTTTCGTTACCTTTACCGGATGGAGATGGCCTATATACAAACCCCCTTGGGTGTCGCCCGGATCGAAGGAGACGCGGCGGGCATATCCGTTATTTCTATTTTGGATGAACCGCAGCCGGTTTCCAATGAAATCCCAGACGCATTGCAACAGGCCGTGACGGAGTTGACCGCTTATTTTGCTTCCGGGCGGCGTGATTTTACGTTTGCGCTTGCGCCGGACGGTACCGACTTCCAGAAACGCATCTGGCAGCTTCTCGCCGAAATTCCGTATGGCAAAACGGTCTCCTATCTCGACCTTGCCCGTCGGTTCGGCGACGAGAAAGCCATCCGTGCGGTGGCCGCCGCCAACGGAAAGAACCCGCTTTGGATCGTCGTCCCCTGCCACCGGGTGATTGGATCAGACGGATCACTCACCGGATACGCCGGCGGACTCTGGCGCAAAAAATGGTTGCTGGAGCACGAAAACCCCTCTGGCCAAACACGCTTATTCTAATATGAAGAAACTACTTGCACTGGCGCTTTTTAGCTGCGCTTACCTGTCGGCACAAGTCGACAAAAAACTGGTCGGAACCTGGGAATTCGTCAAGACCGACCTCGCGCAAACCGAGAAGGCCGGCCTGCATCCTTCCTACACCATCAAAGATTTCACGTTGGAACTATCGGCCTCAGGCGTCCTTCGCACAACCGAACTCCACCGCAGCATCACCGGCACCTGGACGCTTTCGGATACCGGTAACACCCTGGAAGCCGAACTTGAAACCGGACGATTGCTCACGCTTTCCATCCGCGACCTTACTTCCGACCAACTGACCATACAATACCGTAACGGCATACAGCTTTTGAAAAGAACCTCAGCCGCAGACCCTGCCGTTACGTCCCATCCATTGCCTAAAACCGTCGTCACGACTAACCAACAGGTCGCCGGAAGATGGAAAGCGTCCGCCATCACTATGGCCGACGGCACAAAAGTTCCGGCGTCGGACATGCCGGACATCCGTTTTGGTTTCCAGGGGGATGGAGCGCTGGAGGCCGTTTCGCAGGGACAGTCGGTAGCCGGTAACTGGCGCCTGGGTGCCCGCTCGTCTACCCTTTTGGCCAGCCTCAACGGTGAAACCATCGTCTTTTACGTGCTTTCCGCATCCGACGGGGCGATGACCCTGCGCGAAGGCCCGAAAGGCATGACCTTAGCGCTATCGCGTTTACCCTGACACTTTTTTTTACACGCCATGATAGATAAAATTCCACTCCACAACCTCCTTTTCCTCGACATCGAAACCGTCCCGCAGGCGGAAAACTACCAACAGCTCGACGCTGAAACCCAAGAGCTCTGGCAACAGAAAACCCAGTACCAGCGCCGGGATGAGTACACCCCGGAAGATTTTTACGATCGTGCCGGAATCTGGGCTGAATTCGGAAAGATCATCTGCATCTCAGCCGGCTATTTCGTGGTGAAAGGCGACATCCGGCATTTTCGGGTCACCTCTTTCATTGGGGAAGAGCGTAAGCTACTTAGCGATTTTGCCAACTTATTGAGCAACCATTTTTCAGGACCGCAGTACCTGCTGTGCGGACACAACTCTAAGGAGTTTGATATACCGTTTATCGCCCGACGCATGATCATCCACCAACTGCCCTTGCCCGACAAACTGCAGCTTTTCGGTAAGAAGCCGTGGGAAATTCCGCATCTCGACACCCTTGAACTCTGGAAGTTCGGCGATTATAAACATTATACGTCACTAAAGCTGCTGACCAAGATACTCGGCATCCCGTCATCGAAAGACGACATCGATGGTTCACAGGTGGGGCATGTGTATTATGTAGAGAACGACATCGACCGCATCGTAACCTATTGCGAGAAAGACGTGATAGCCGTGGCGCAGATCCTCTTGCGAATGCGGCGGGAAGAGCTGTTGATCGACGAGGAAATCCTGCATGTCTGATAAATTTTCGAACGGCGGCTCTTTCCGGCGTTCTGACTTTCCCTTACATTTACCAAAAAACCCGGTATGGTCTTAAGCAGGTTTTGGCTCGGCATCTTTATTTCCTCCATCGTCTTTATCTTCATCAGTCTTTTTACGGGAG
This genomic interval from Flavobacterium sp. HJ-32-4 contains the following:
- a CDS encoding methylated-DNA--[protein]-cysteine S-methyltransferase gives rise to the protein MEMAYIQTPLGVARIEGDAAGISVISILDEPQPVSNEIPDALQQAVTELTAYFASGRRDFTFALAPDGTDFQKRIWQLLAEIPYGKTVSYLDLARRFGDEKAIRAVAAANGKNPLWIVVPCHRVIGSDGSLTGYAGGLWRKKWLLEHENPSGQTRLF
- a CDS encoding SufE family protein — encoded protein: MTVQDLQEEIREEFAMFDDWDERYQYIIDLGKSLPLIDPTYRTDDHIIKGCQSKVWLHAEAREGRVWFTADSDAIITKGIIAILIRVFSGQTPSDIVNADTAFIDDIGLKEHLSPTRANGLVSMVKQIKLYALAYETKQV
- a CDS encoding aminotransferase class V-fold PLP-dependent enzyme: MFDVSRIRADFPLLSQKVNGKPLVYFDNGATSQKPQVVIDAISTYYREINANIHRGVHTLSQLATDAYEASRRKIQWHLNAALECEVLFTSGTTEGVNLVANGFTAFLRPGDTILVSAMEHHSNIVPWQMLCERTGAVLKVIPMDADGELIQSEYERLLEGHPKLVAVNHISNALGTINPVKDMTRKAHAVGAAVFLDGAQAVPHLRPDVQDLDCDFYAFSGHKMCGPTGVGILYGKKEWLEKLPPYKGGGEMIREVTFAKTTYADLPHKFEAGTPNIADGIALGTAVDYLNEVGFDAIQQQERELLAYATEKLLQIPGVVLYGPKSLDRKASVISFNIDGVHPYDIGAIIDKKGIAVRTGHHCAQPVMDFLCVPGTVRASFSFYNTKEEIDLMVEAVSKAALMLA
- a CDS encoding DUF2480 family protein is translated as MEEIVNKVAASVLEVFDLEDYYPEGVRTQIDIAQWLFEGFLLREKPFREALKEHDWTQYEGHYVAIGCSTDAIIPAWAATLVAVHVMPYARKVVVGTLEDLDTALYRELLPTLDYTPYTDKPLILKGCAHKPVPEAAYVEAMRFLQPVARSIMFGEACSAVPLYKRPK
- a CDS encoding 3'-5' exonuclease — protein: MIDKIPLHNLLFLDIETVPQAENYQQLDAETQELWQQKTQYQRRDEYTPEDFYDRAGIWAEFGKIICISAGYFVVKGDIRHFRVTSFIGEERKLLSDFANLLSNHFSGPQYLLCGHNSKEFDIPFIARRMIIHQLPLPDKLQLFGKKPWEIPHLDTLELWKFGDYKHYTSLKLLTKILGIPSSKDDIDGSQVGHVYYVENDIDRIVTYCEKDVIAVAQILLRMRREELLIDEEILHV
- a CDS encoding DUF3078 domain-containing protein yields the protein MKKVLTFLLTAMVASSYAQETPADSTKTWTAKGNVSILINQSTFSNWAAGGENNVSGTANVNYDFNYKKGDVSWDNKLIASYGLVKTNNSPFEKKTDDRLEFNSLLGKKATGYWFYSAFLNFRTQFTKGYEYGTDANGTEIRTEKTSFLSPGYLQFGPGMLWKKNDGLKFNLAPATSKLTFVDNSFTSGPGYVDGSYFGVDEGKSMRYELGFHASGYYKAVIMANVSFENILSLYSNYLEDPQNVDIDYQLNVVMKINKYLSTNLSFQAIYDDNAFQGFQVRQVFGLGVNFGI
- a CDS encoding serine hydrolase → MLWNYPKLDLISGFSAKSVASAHFLDGRSVDSISQSDNDIALVRLARNAVDDAGKAATSTVFGLKERKAVFRPGLGAVLIDDDFDVNAPYDMPHRAQPDLTTPFPYGNAEPNDTVFQNVDYPKLEAAVARAFDKSGPKLKRTRAVLVVYKDHILAEHYAPGFTKKSRILGWSMTKSITATYFGILQKQRKIDVFAPAPVAQWQKDDRRNITVNDLLHMNSGLAWEEDYTKISDVTKMLFQARDMTAVQAEKEAVAAPDTKWNYSSGTSNLLSGILRKQFSSQQQYLDFWYAALIDRIGMNSMLVETDMSGHFVGSSYAWATTRDWAKFGLLYLHKGKWQRDQVFDPSWVDYVTTPTTGSDGRYGAHFWLNTGGYYKDAPRDMYSANGFQGQRVFIIPSKGLVIVRLGLTEDPAFDFNGFVRDIVASVK
- a CDS encoding SUF system Fe-S cluster assembly protein; this translates as MEEFNDTINLGENVVKTLKTIYDPEIPVDIYELGLVYDVMINEDNDVKILMTLTSPNCPVAETLPQEVEQKIKSIDAVNGCEVEITFDPPWSKDLMSEEAKLELGML